The genomic window ATAAattttcgacgttgaatcaacgttaatgatacaacgtcgaagtttcaacataacctgatttcaaccaactttcaatgcaaaaattaaggaggttgaagtcaggttgaagtccatttgcaaatacaatgtGATTTCAATCTGATTTTCACGTTAGATGTGATCGTGAAATTCGTGATGCCAAATCGGTCTTAAAATTAATCATATTGTTAATGAACTGccctattttgtttttcaattcagATCCAAGGAGATGGACCCCTAAGGACGTTCATACGTGGCTATTCTACACTATACACATGCATGATATCGAAGAGGCAGATTTCTCTTATTTTGTAATGAATGGCAAGGGATTGTGTCTCCTATCCGAATCAGCATTTGTCTACCGAGTCCCGAACCCTCCAGCTGATCCTGGTGGTAAAATCCTATACAGAGACTTGAGACAAAGATTAGTAAGGTGTATAAGAGCCGAGAGAGCTCATGCTAGAAGTATGCGACCCACTCCAAATCGTGGTTCAATCCCAAGATCTCTCGCAATGGACCATTCCTCGAGGATACCAGCTGAACATTCGCCAAGGTTACCAGATACGTTAAGAACTCAATATTTGCGACCACCTCAGGAATGGCCTCCGGTCGCAAACTCCGAAGATAGGTCAGAGAGGACACTGCCGGCAGGGAAACAGAATATGTATCACCCTCACATGCCTAAGGACTACTTTGTAGACAGAGATCGTAGAGTTAGGTCTACAGCTAGACCAAACCCGCAACATTTTGTAACTGATAGCCCAAACTCAGGTCTTACACGTACACCAAGTATTACTCAAGTCAATCATTCGACACTCCCAAGTTCTGCATCAAGTACTTCACACGTTCATTTTTCAAAAGATCCCCGACCTAAATTGAATATTTTACACGCTTATCTTAATAGAGACACGGGACGTACACCGAGTATGGGACATAATAATCCTTCAATGGGGTTAAACCCTTATCTTGAAAAAGACACGACACGCACACCAAGTACCGTACATAATGATCCTTCAATGGCTTCAAATTCTGATCTCCAAAGAGACACAGGACATACACCGAGTATGAGACATAATAATCCTCCAATGGGTTCAAATCTTGATCTTGACAGAGGTACAGGACGTATACCGAGTATCGTACATAAAGATCCTTCAATGGGTTCAAATCCTGATCTTGAAAGAGAAACCATGGACACAGGACGTACACCGAGTATCGGACATAATAATCCTTCCATAGGTTTAAACCCTTATCGTGAAAAAGGCACGGGACGTACACCGAGTATCGTACATAATGACCCTTCAATGGGTTCACACCCTGATCTTGACAGAGGCACAGGACGTACACCGAGTATCGGACATAATGATCCTTCAATGGGTTCAAATCCTGATCTTGAAAGAGAAACCATGGACACGGGGCGTACACTGAGTATCGGACATAATAATCCTTCCATAGGGTCAAATCCTGATTTTGAAAGAAACACGGGACGTACACCGAGTATCGTACATAAAGATCCTTCAATGGGTTCAAATCCTGATCTTGAAAGAGAAACAACCATGGACACGGGACGTACACTGAGTATCGGAGATAATAATCCTTCCATTGGTTTAAACCCTTGTCTTGAAAAAGACACGGGGCGTACACCGAGTATCGAACATAATGATCCTTCCATGGGTTCAAAACCTCATCGTGAAAGAGACACAGGTCGTTCACAGAGTATCGGCCTTAATGATCCTTACATAGGTTCAAATCGTTATTTTGAAAGAGACACGGGACGTTCACCGAGTATCGGCCTTAATGATCCTTCCATAGGTTCAAGTCATTATTGTGAAAGAGACGCGGGACGTACAGCAAGTAGGCCTATCGCAGCGGCACATAATAATCCTCCCTCAAGTTCAAACCCTGCATCATGTGATGTAAAACCTAATCTCTTGACAGAGAAATCGCAGTTCCAACATCCAAATGACCATGTATCTTCAAATTCATCTCCTGAACCTAGCCGTAGAGAGTTAGATGCTGAAATCCCACATTCTTCTTCGAGTCCAGACACAACACCTAGCTCCACCCAAACTGATAATGAGACGTCTGAGAAAGTATCTATCAAGAAGGAACCTATTGATTATGATTCTCCTGCCCAAGAATGCTCATCGTGTTTAGTTTGCACTGCGGAGAGTGAAAGTAAGCTTCTTGAAAATGAGGCATTTGTGAATAAGATTCAAAGTAAATACCCATCACATGTTGATGGTAAGAATGTTTAAGATTGAAGAGATGACACATTAAATGACGATGTCGGAAGAAactatataattttatataataatatgtgATATATTTAAACCCACGGCTGGACCGTGGCGTTGTCAAAAACTGCGGCAGGGCTTATAACGGACGAACTCTATTTCATATTGGAATATGAAGGATAGGAGCGAATCACCTTGACAAGGACAAGGGCTCCGGTTATGTCACTTATAAGAAAGTCATGTTAAACGTTtgatataaatgataaataacattcatgataattatattaaacatgttaaatgcaaATGGAGAAAGCGTTTTGAGTGATGTCTTTTACAAcgttgcttacttgcttgcttataGTCGACTTGTCTAGTTGGACTCCGCTGATGACTCTCCACACGATTCTGTTCTGCAcgcagttcctaatgtcttgtctctctAGCCCAGATTAGTTGATTAAGGTAGTCCTTCCGTGGttgatcttttaccatgcgtaggctgccacagcaaaactctggaagctgcctctgtttcacttagcttcacttctggcacagtgtccagcaaatcCCAGCATTTTagttttttagtaggcctatattataataaGCTAACATATAACGGAGCAATTTTCTTCAATACAATTAGCTAATACAGGTCCTGTGAAcctctagacttctccgtagtccacttgcccattgttcatactctggctattacatttaagcataaaactctgatttgtactgttttgtgtacaattgatacggagtttctgatcttttcagtcaccgtactccctcaaTTTGTATAGCTTACCATGTGATATTTTTACTCGGCATTTTGCGATCATATTAacgggtagattccaaaatcagaattgtttagcaTTGAAATGAACCATTACAATTATTCCAAGATAGTTTTTGTTCAAGATATACaagggtgaacgtaactggtaccttaattattttgagcACTATATGTGACCGAAGCAGCGCGGAAGCTTTCTGTCTCTGATACTCcacatttttttggggggggggctttgagggcgccagccccccggggtcaaagcagggggcggccaaaacgaaggggcggcggaagaaggggcggcaaaaacagggacggccaaaacgaagggcggcaaaacgaatctgcaaagaaaaaagggcggaaaaaattgaaaaagtataaaaaaaattgaaaaaatggcactatttatacatcaaaatgtgttgcttttagggcgctagcactTAAAATTCACCACATTTCAAGAGCATCGCTGCGCTTACAATGGCAAAAACTGTTGCTCGTCGGAAGCGTAAATTATTTTTAAACGCTCTGTGGACATGCTCTTGCAGGACTGACCGTATTTTGGGTAATGTTCCTTAATGCTAAATTGCCATATATTAAATCAACCGTTTTCGACAAACTTTTTTAAGCAAAATGATAAAATTGTAACATTTCACAATTCATGTTACCTTTTCATTCTGAGCCGAACTAATGCATGCAACGAGGTTTGTACCGGGCTACATAACTATTGATGTACATtaatttttctttgtttcttaggCACTGGTGCAGTTGGACGTCACATGTCACACTTCAAATCAGTCTTTTGCTTGAACAGATTTGAAGAATAAGAGTTTGTTTCAATTTGATCACACTCACGTCACAAGATCGCACACAGCGAAATTTATAAAAAGCCTATAACATAACGGTTAAACGTTATGTAAACTTGACCTCAACCTCAAAACAATGTTATATTTACTAAATTAtatataaaatttgaattattttattgaaattttataaatttattaaatAGTTCTGAGTTAAATTTACTTTATTATTATGATGTTCTATACCATTGTATACTTAGGCCTACATAACGTTATGTAAAATATTTCTCTGTGTGCGTTGTTTAGGGGTTGTGCAAAATCCCTCCCCCCACCCCcggggggggaggggaggggcaagcgattattTTTAGCAGGACAAAGTGGGAGACAAACAATTtatggcaggttgaaagggggtgggatttttggcacacattcatagggTTTTAAATAAAAACTAATGCTCTAAAAGTTTAAGAAAACAGTAAGGAAACGTTCTATGCAAACATTTTAGCAGCTCATTTTgaatggtttttgttttgttttgtttttcaaaatttgagtTTCTGAGTGGTAAACCCTctagagacaaaaaaaaaacccaaaaaataaaacaacttgGAAGTGAGTGATCCTTGTTCTccaataggcctacacttattttttAATTGGTTGATCTTGGCGGACATACGCTTGGATCCTGATGAGACcaagctcaagcaaaatgcttaaaCCAAGCCTTAAAGGCTATAGCTTTATTTATGCTTAAAGCATTCATAAAGTagtccaaagtctaaaaatatttgaaaaatctataaaaaaaaacatcttgACAAATCCTCGAAATTGATGAAGAAGAGGGTGCgaaccaaaacattatttttttcggCTTAACTTAATTTTGATTTCGTAGGGGCCTACGTGCACTATTATACATGTTCAAGTAAAATTGGTAGAATTGCATATGATCACGTCTAGAGCTTTTCCGGCGGTAGTAACCTTTGGTCATGTTGGTACAGAAAACCTAACAGTGACCCTGACATTTGCCATTCACATTTCAATGTAAAAGTTCGTTGCAGTTGTATGCCTCTTGGCATTGAACTAGAAAATGATAGATTCGAAATGCATCATTGGCCTGCCTATTCATACAGGGGTGGTTGGTAAAAACCCTGGATTTTACCCAAGTTTCCCCGCAGTCGAATTTACACTtcgtcgctgagcgacgagcgattagtTTTAATGGTTTATGACCAATGAGAGAGTACGCTTTCACCAACGCAACTAAAATCGCTCTGTCTCGTTGGTTAAAAAACAATCGCTCGCCTCACAGCGATGAAATTACGTAAAAGCCTAAGATGACGTCAATGTCAACATAAAACAGTGAATAGGGCCTATagtatttttgtactttttgtccAAATCCTTTGACTGCATTTATTATGGTTTATTGTTGAATCAGGGGAGTGCCACTGGTTGAAGGCAATGGCGCtagatttgtattttattttacattaaAGAGATCCAACaacttgcatttttttaaaggtaGGTATTAGGGAGGGTTCGGAAATACCCGGCAAAATGTtggatcaaaaatgtttttgacctATTG from Amphiura filiformis chromosome 5, Afil_fr2py, whole genome shotgun sequence includes these protein-coding regions:
- the LOC140153146 gene encoding uncharacterized protein, with amino-acid sequence MMPLPFQHGTHPQLAGQVAGTTGTQIAGQVPVPGVFHPAFPYPCYQPNLNGMVKIPVFYMPGQPSFHHSTAGSTVTNGSDTEKQVPLTNGSVGSHSVSSSAVFPPPRSTNSSFNNGKSIGSPGQSTTIPSASVSSSSRQRLDFAARKSTAHKSYQSRRDHRDHDYKRVLADKWFALQQKKSEHLQRNKQMPTKTLSIPFDPRRWTPKDVHTWLFYTIHMHDIEEADFSYFVMNGKGLCLLSESAFVYRVPNPPADPGGKILYRDLRQRLVRCIRAERAHARSMRPTPNRGSIPRSLAMDHSSRIPAEHSPRLPDTLRTQYLRPPQEWPPVANSEDRSERTLPAGKQNMYHPHMPKDYFVDRDRRVRSTARPNPQHFVTDSPNSGLTRTPSITQVNHSTLPSSASSTSHVHFSKDPRPKLNILHAYLNRDTGRTPSMGHNNPSMGLNPYLEKDTTRTPSTVHNDPSMASNSDLQRDTGHTPSMRHNNPPMGSNLDLDRGTGRIPSIVHKDPSMGSNPDLERETMDTGRTPSIGHNNPSIGLNPYREKGTGRTPSIVHNDPSMGSHPDLDRGTGRTPSIGHNDPSMGSNPDLERETMDTGRTLSIGHNNPSIGSNPDFERNTGRTPSIVHKDPSMGSNPDLERETTMDTGRTLSIGDNNPSIGLNPCLEKDTGRTPSIEHNDPSMGSKPHRERDTGRSQSIGLNDPYIGSNRYFERDTGRSPSIGLNDPSIGSSHYCERDAGRTASRPIAAAHNNPPSSSNPASCDVKPNLLTEKSQFQHPNDHVSSNSSPEPSRRELDAEIPHSSSSPDTTPSSTQTDNETSEKVSIKKEPIDYDSPAQECSSCLVCTAESESKLLENEAFVNKIQSKYPSHVDGKNV